The following coding sequences lie in one Borreliella spielmanii genomic window:
- the rseP gene encoding RIP metalloprotease RseP, whose product MYILFSVLALSFIIFIHELGHFLFAKLFKVKVEVFSVGIGPSILKFKINNTEYRLSPILLGGYCKLKGFDHLEKELKVNKELEADKDSLFGISHFKKILIYFAGPLFNLIFSFIVFIFISMMGVIYFDHSSRVSILNKNSFLKDKFRDGDIILKVNNKKIEYFSDLRNIIPEKESTVTFDVLRGKESITFEETVSLQGFLKEIGPWIDLVIADVVLNSPAKIAGMKSGDEIISIDNILLKNKRDLDDLLKNLNSDVVEIKFSRNGEIFSSKLVFQDKSKMIGIYFSPPLKRIIKVENVSSAIKNSFFKVVSAMQDILYSIFLLLTNFLNTSKSVSGPIGIIGVLSSSYSLGLLYWINNISVLSLILAGMNLFFIVIPVFDGGQIFISFIELLRGKRFKAKTIYSFYSFGIFLALFLFGLGLFNDLKGLLHILN is encoded by the coding sequence ATGTATATTCTTTTTAGTGTTTTGGCTCTTAGTTTTATAATATTTATTCATGAGCTGGGTCACTTTTTATTTGCTAAACTTTTTAAAGTTAAGGTTGAAGTTTTTTCTGTGGGTATAGGTCCTAGTATATTAAAGTTTAAAATTAATAATACTGAATATAGACTTTCTCCAATCCTTCTAGGAGGATATTGTAAGCTTAAAGGATTTGATCATCTAGAAAAGGAACTTAAGGTAAATAAAGAATTAGAAGCAGATAAAGATTCTTTGTTTGGAATTTCACATTTTAAAAAAATTTTAATATATTTTGCAGGCCCTTTATTTAATTTAATTTTTTCATTTATTGTTTTCATTTTTATAAGTATGATGGGAGTTATATATTTTGATCATTCTTCAAGGGTTAGTATTTTAAATAAAAATTCTTTTTTAAAAGATAAATTTAGAGATGGTGATATTATATTAAAGGTTAATAATAAAAAAATTGAATATTTTTCGGATTTGAGAAATATTATTCCGGAAAAAGAATCTACAGTTACATTTGATGTTTTAAGGGGGAAAGAAAGTATTACTTTTGAAGAGACCGTTAGTTTGCAAGGTTTTTTAAAAGAAATTGGTCCTTGGATTGATCTTGTGATAGCGGATGTGGTTTTAAATTCGCCTGCTAAGATTGCGGGAATGAAATCGGGTGACGAAATAATTAGCATTGATAATATTCTTTTAAAAAATAAAAGAGATTTAGATGATTTACTTAAGAATTTAAACTCGGATGTTGTGGAGATTAAGTTTTCTAGGAATGGAGAAATTTTTTCTTCAAAATTAGTATTTCAGGATAAAAGTAAAATGATTGGAATATATTTTTCGCCACCTTTAAAAAGGATAATTAAAGTAGAAAATGTTTCAAGTGCTATTAAAAATTCTTTTTTTAAGGTTGTAAGTGCTATGCAAGACATTTTATATTCTATTTTTTTATTGTTAACAAATTTTTTAAATACTTCTAAGAGTGTGTCAGGCCCTATTGGAATTATAGGAGTTCTCTCTTCATCTTATTCTTTAGGACTATTGTATTGGATTAATAACATTTCTGTTTTAAGCTTAATTCTTGCTGGTATGAATTTGTTTTTTATTGTAATACCTGTTTTTGATGGGGGACAAATTTTTATTAGCTTTATTGAACTTTTACGTGGAAAAAGATTTAAGGCTAAAACCATTTATTCTTTTTATAGTTTTGGTATTTTTTTAGCGCTGTTTCTTTTTGGTTTAGGCCTTTTTAATGATCTTAAGGGCCTTTTACATATACTAAATTAA
- a CDS encoding tetratricopeptide repeat protein encodes MAKNNLLVFFIAIIFVFVSIIVVFYNSLGKDYVKSGGEIVENLEKDLNDFLKENDVKEREKISLRIKEFILKEKEISSYFISRFYLAKAIYLQSQAQYDEAIKDLDIVIKAKGIESEIAFINKAAIYEKMGLKEDALLVYEDLIDSTSLGFLKVRALLSKAILIEEKDKDLAVKVYEEIVKFPYENNLYINIANNKILELKQN; translated from the coding sequence ATGGCTAAGAACAATCTTTTAGTTTTTTTTATTGCTATTATTTTTGTGTTTGTATCTATTATTGTTGTTTTTTATAATTCTTTAGGCAAAGATTATGTAAAGAGTGGTGGAGAAATAGTTGAAAATCTTGAAAAGGATTTAAATGATTTTTTAAAAGAAAATGATGTCAAAGAGAGAGAAAAAATATCTCTTAGGATAAAAGAATTTATTTTAAAGGAAAAAGAAATTTCATCTTACTTTATTTCAAGGTTTTATTTGGCTAAAGCTATTTATTTACAAAGTCAAGCACAGTATGATGAGGCTATTAAGGATTTAGATATTGTTATTAAGGCAAAAGGTATTGAAAGCGAAATTGCTTTTATTAATAAAGCTGCAATTTATGAAAAAATGGGATTAAAAGAAGATGCTTTATTGGTTTATGAGGATCTTATTGATAGCACCAGTTTAGGGTTTTTAAAGGTAAGAGCTCTTTTAAGTAAGGCAATATTGATTGAGGAAAAAGATAAAGATCTTGCTGTGAAAGTATATGAAGAGATTGTTAAGTTTCCATATGAAAATAATTTATATATAAATATAGCAAATAATAAAATTTTAGAACTTAAGCAAAATTAA
- the rpsF gene encoding 30S ribosomal protein S6: MIKRYEACFLFKSEEFEYKGSLEEVKKSLELFGATDIISNFIGERALEYPIKKQARGRYEIIEFSMEGNNLKELESRLKLIKNLLRYMILVKIVRKINTKKIKRRNFREFRDNIDKENPKSGSKIETPISSESADVQEK; this comes from the coding sequence ATGATTAAAAGGTATGAGGCATGTTTTTTGTTTAAAAGTGAAGAGTTTGAATATAAAGGTTCTTTAGAAGAGGTTAAAAAATCCCTAGAATTGTTCGGTGCAACTGATATTATTAGCAATTTTATTGGGGAGAGGGCCTTAGAATATCCTATTAAAAAGCAAGCTAGGGGTCGTTATGAAATAATAGAATTTAGTATGGAAGGTAATAATTTAAAAGAGCTTGAATCAAGGCTTAAGTTAATTAAAAATTTACTTAGGTATATGATTTTGGTCAAAATAGTTAGAAAGATTAATACTAAAAAAATTAAAAGAAGAAATTTTAGAGAATTTAGAGATAATATTGACAAAGAAAATCCTAAAAGTGGCTCTAAGATCGAAACACCAATAAGTTCTGAAAGTGCAGATGTTCAGGAAAAATAA
- a CDS encoding single-stranded DNA-binding protein, which yields MADINSLVLSGRLTRDSELSYTESGMAVLRFSLANNRRMKKNDEWIDYPQYFDCVIFSKRAESLNEYLKKGKQVVVSGSLKYESWQDRNTGDKRSKVNIFVDNLQMFSSGSNTFQMQQDSDVNSLPNHKREDVIKDIDIDDDKFNEDIPF from the coding sequence ATGGCTGATATTAATTCATTAGTATTATCGGGTAGGCTTACAAGAGATTCAGAGCTTTCTTATACAGAAAGTGGTATGGCTGTTCTTAGGTTTTCTTTAGCTAATAATAGAAGAATGAAAAAAAATGATGAATGGATTGATTATCCGCAATATTTCGATTGTGTTATTTTTTCAAAAAGAGCCGAAAGTCTCAATGAGTATTTGAAAAAGGGTAAGCAAGTTGTAGTAAGTGGATCTCTTAAGTATGAAAGCTGGCAAGATAGGAATACGGGTGATAAGAGGAGTAAGGTAAATATATTTGTAGACAATTTGCAAATGTTTAGCTCAGGTTCTAATACTTTTCAAATGCAACAAGATTCAGATGTTAATAGTTTGCCAAATCATAAAAGAGAAGATGTAATTAAGGATATTGATATTGATGATGATAAATTTAATGAAGATATACCTTTTTAA
- the trhA gene encoding PAQR family membrane homeostasis protein TrhA — protein sequence MLTENKIKNYSLSNVNTSKIPKNELFSSISHLFGIILSIIGTTILITISTLKKKDLHILVFFIYGFSMTLLYVMSTLYHIFPKGSKIKKIFRKFDHISIFILIAGTYTPACAILVPNKSGLIILSIVWSLAIIGIIFKAIFTNSPGWFNGSIFIIMGWLILFKIKPIYNALNGKGFFWLVFGGIVYTIGGIVYILSKKFNPIINMKMHDVFHILIIIASVSHFWLMLKYISNF from the coding sequence ATGCTTACAGAAAACAAAATTAAAAATTATTCATTAAGTAATGTTAATACAAGTAAAATACCAAAGAATGAGCTTTTTAGTTCTATATCGCATCTTTTTGGAATAATTTTGTCTATAATTGGAACAACAATTCTTATTACAATATCTACCCTTAAGAAAAAGGATTTACATATACTTGTATTCTTTATTTACGGATTTTCAATGACTCTATTATATGTAATGAGCACTCTTTACCACATATTCCCAAAAGGAAGTAAGATAAAAAAAATCTTTAGAAAATTTGATCATATTTCAATATTTATTCTAATAGCAGGAACATATACTCCTGCATGTGCAATCCTTGTGCCAAACAAATCAGGACTAATAATCTTATCTATAGTATGGAGCCTGGCTATAATCGGAATCATTTTTAAAGCAATATTCACAAATAGCCCGGGTTGGTTTAATGGGTCTATATTTATAATCATGGGGTGGCTCATCCTTTTTAAAATTAAGCCCATTTACAATGCTCTTAACGGAAAAGGATTTTTTTGGTTAGTTTTTGGTGGAATCGTATATACAATAGGCGGAATAGTATATATTTTAAGTAAAAAATTCAATCCAATAATTAACATGAAAATGCATGATGTATTTCACATATTAATAATAATTGCATCGGTATCTCACTTTTGGCTTATGCTAAAATACATTTCTAATTTTTAA
- the uppS gene encoding polyprenyl diphosphate synthase: protein MNKSSLPSHVGIIMDGNRRWALGKGVSFSEGYKEGLKRAKEIVIHSLKLGIKYLSFYVFSTENWKRDDCEIKELMFLIASYLRAEFNFYKKNEIKIIVSGDVDSLSEEVKSSIKDSVDFSKNFSNLVLNLAINYGGRNEILRAVRKFVSSDFDLDSLDESTFSNFLDNPELPDLDLLIRTGGNIRISNFFLWRIAYSELIFSNVLWPEYYGNRYSKDLDCFQFRRRNFGR, encoded by the coding sequence ATGAATAAAAGTTCTCTTCCAAGTCATGTTGGAATTATCATGGATGGTAATAGAAGGTGGGCTTTAGGTAAGGGGGTGTCTTTTTCAGAAGGTTATAAGGAGGGTCTTAAAAGAGCAAAAGAAATAGTTATACACTCTTTAAAGTTAGGTATCAAATATTTATCCTTTTATGTATTTTCTACTGAAAATTGGAAAAGGGATGATTGTGAGATAAAAGAGTTAATGTTTTTAATTGCTAGTTATTTGAGGGCTGAATTTAATTTTTACAAAAAAAATGAAATAAAAATAATAGTTTCAGGAGATGTTGATTCTTTAAGTGAAGAAGTAAAAAGCTCTATAAAAGATTCTGTTGACTTTTCTAAAAATTTTAGCAATCTTGTTTTAAATTTAGCAATCAATTATGGGGGTCGCAATGAAATACTTAGAGCTGTTAGAAAATTTGTTTCAAGCGATTTTGATTTAGATTCTTTAGATGAGAGTACTTTTTCCAATTTTTTGGACAATCCAGAACTTCCCGATCTTGATCTTTTAATACGCACAGGTGGAAATATCAGAATAAGTAATTTTTTCTTATGGAGGATTGCTTATTCTGAGTTAATTTTTTCAAATGTTTTGTGGCCCGAATATTATGGTAATAGGTATAGTAAGGATTTAGATTGTTTTCAATTTAGAAGAAGAAATTTTGGGAGATGA
- the rpsB gene encoding 30S ribosomal protein S2 has protein sequence MAIITMKSLLEAGVHFGHQVKRLDPRMKRFIFSERNEIHILDLQKTLQGIKDSYELVQRVIKDGKKVLFIGTKKQASEIIEQEARRSDMPYVNNRWLGGMLSNFNTIRKSVQKLKKLEKMEVDGTFDMISKKEISQLNREKLKLAKNLSGIKDMETLPGAIFIIDPKREQIAINEARKLKIPIISVVDTNCNPDVIDCPIPGNDDAIRSVALFTKIISDAILESDKEVGIQIIENLNEEDLMKEIETKNDKSDFIEEGGNNL, from the coding sequence TTGGCAATTATTACAATGAAGAGCTTGTTAGAGGCCGGAGTTCATTTTGGGCATCAGGTAAAAAGGCTTGATCCTAGAATGAAAAGATTTATTTTTTCCGAGAGAAATGAAATACACATTTTAGATCTTCAAAAGACTTTACAGGGCATTAAAGATTCTTATGAGCTTGTTCAAAGAGTTATAAAAGATGGCAAAAAGGTACTTTTTATTGGAACTAAAAAGCAAGCTAGCGAGATAATCGAACAAGAAGCAAGAAGAAGTGATATGCCATATGTTAATAATAGATGGCTTGGGGGCATGCTTTCTAATTTTAATACGATTAGAAAATCTGTTCAAAAATTAAAAAAGCTAGAAAAGATGGAAGTTGATGGAACTTTTGATATGATAAGTAAAAAAGAGATTTCACAACTCAATCGTGAAAAATTAAAATTAGCTAAAAATTTATCAGGTATCAAAGACATGGAAACGCTTCCTGGTGCTATTTTTATCATTGATCCTAAGCGAGAGCAAATAGCTATTAATGAGGCTAGAAAATTAAAAATTCCTATTATTTCTGTGGTTGATACAAATTGTAATCCAGATGTTATTGATTGCCCAATTCCTGGTAATGATGATGCTATTCGTTCTGTTGCGTTGTTTACCAAAATAATATCTGATGCTATTTTAGAAAGTGATAAAGAGGTTGGTATTCAAATAATTGAAAATTTGAATGAAGAGGATTTGATGAAAGAAATTGAAACTAAAAATGATAAAAGCGATTTTATTGAAGAAGGGGGAAATAATTTATGA
- the rpsR gene encoding 30S ribosomal protein S18 yields MYKDRDVNQRDSRFENQQDGFKKNPNFRFFKRKSCKFCDSGKHPDYKDFDFLKKFITEQGKILPKRITGTSAKHQRRLALEIKRARYMALLPFVKK; encoded by the coding sequence ATGTATAAAGATAGAGATGTAAATCAAAGAGATTCAAGATTTGAAAATCAGCAGGATGGTTTTAAAAAAAATCCAAATTTCAGATTTTTTAAGAGAAAATCGTGTAAGTTTTGTGATTCTGGTAAACATCCGGATTATAAAGATTTTGATTTTCTTAAAAAATTTATTACCGAACAAGGTAAAATTTTACCCAAAAGAATTACTGGAACTTCTGCTAAACATCAAAGGCGATTGGCATTAGAAATTAAACGGGCAAGATATATGGCTTTATTGCCTTTTGTAAAAAAATAG
- a CDS encoding PTS transporter subunit EIIC: protein MINFIKIINFSSLQKFSKALRVPISILPVSCLLIGIGSVFSNPSNVVYIDKFFFQDVLGLMKAIGNAILLNMPLIFSIGIAVGVARMGQGIAALGGLIGYLTFNITGNYFIETFSGLVEAEVMSSVGRINFLGVQTLNTGIAGSLAVGLLVGYLHNKFYNMKLPKPFIFFSECHFMPTVILLPFCVILAIFFCLIWSSFDKLITSLGLFVFRFEYFGSFLYGFLNRLLLPLGLHSILSFPFEFTSLGGVETINGNTVRGLKNIFYAQLLDPSLVKFSSGFAKIGSGFYLSIMFGLPGAALGVYKGIVHENKSRIAALLFSGALTAFFTGITEPLEFLFIFTAPLLYFVHTIYSGFALLLANFFDVTIGNTFSNGFLDFFMFGMLQGNSKTNWISMVPLGAVFFALYYFTFSCLYRYFDFQIFIADDPFFEGQEGKLEGLGIAHLLIQGLGGFDNITKLDVCSTRLHVDVINTELVDNDLLKEAGVLKIGFVNGKVQLFYGSNVFYIKKAIDTYSPKSLFKASVMVAVDNVKKGFKTYIEMKEDKKLEKQGKLGKAYKLSELEED, encoded by the coding sequence ATGATTAACTTTATTAAAATAATTAACTTTTCAAGTTTGCAAAAATTTTCTAAAGCACTACGAGTGCCCATTTCTATTTTACCAGTTTCATGTTTGTTGATTGGTATTGGGTCTGTATTTTCAAATCCTTCTAATGTTGTTTATATTGATAAATTCTTTTTTCAAGATGTTTTGGGTTTAATGAAGGCTATAGGCAATGCTATTCTTCTCAATATGCCTTTAATTTTTTCTATTGGAATTGCTGTTGGAGTTGCAAGAATGGGACAGGGAATAGCAGCTTTAGGAGGGCTTATTGGTTATTTAACATTTAATATTACTGGAAATTATTTTATTGAAACTTTTTCAGGCCTTGTTGAAGCAGAGGTAATGTCTTCTGTGGGGCGTATAAATTTTCTTGGCGTTCAAACTTTAAATACGGGAATTGCAGGTTCTTTAGCGGTAGGGCTTTTGGTTGGTTATTTGCATAATAAATTTTATAATATGAAGCTGCCAAAGCCTTTTATATTTTTTTCAGAGTGTCATTTTATGCCCACAGTAATACTTTTGCCTTTTTGTGTTATTTTAGCGATATTTTTTTGTTTAATTTGGTCAAGTTTTGACAAATTAATTACATCTTTAGGCTTGTTTGTTTTTAGATTTGAATATTTTGGTAGTTTTCTTTATGGATTTTTAAATAGGCTGCTATTGCCTTTAGGATTGCATTCTATTTTATCTTTTCCTTTTGAGTTTACTTCTTTAGGTGGAGTGGAGACAATTAATGGTAATACTGTTAGGGGTCTTAAGAATATATTTTACGCGCAGTTATTAGACCCATCACTTGTTAAATTTTCATCAGGCTTTGCTAAGATTGGTAGTGGGTTTTATCTATCTATTATGTTTGGATTGCCTGGAGCAGCATTAGGAGTTTACAAGGGCATTGTTCATGAGAATAAAAGTAGGATTGCAGCTCTTCTTTTTTCTGGCGCTTTGACGGCTTTTTTTACAGGAATAACTGAGCCTTTAGAATTTTTATTTATTTTCACAGCGCCTTTGCTTTATTTTGTTCATACCATTTATTCGGGATTTGCATTATTGCTTGCTAATTTTTTTGATGTTACGATTGGTAATACTTTTTCTAATGGATTTTTGGATTTTTTTATGTTTGGAATGCTTCAAGGAAATTCTAAGACAAATTGGATTAGTATGGTACCTTTGGGGGCGGTCTTTTTTGCTCTTTATTATTTTACTTTTAGTTGTCTTTATAGATATTTTGATTTTCAAATATTTATTGCAGATGATCCATTTTTTGAAGGTCAAGAAGGCAAGCTAGAGGGTCTTGGAATTGCACATCTTTTAATTCAAGGTCTTGGTGGATTTGATAACATTACAAAGCTTGATGTTTGTTCTACAAGGTTACATGTAGATGTTATTAATACTGAGCTTGTTGATAATGATTTGCTTAAAGAAGCCGGAGTTCTTAAGATAGGGTTTGTTAATGGCAAAGTGCAGCTTTTTTATGGATCTAATGTTTTTTATATTAAAAAGGCTATTGATACCTATTCTCCAAAAAGTCTTTTTAAAGCTAGTGTTATGGTTGCAGTTGACAATGTTAAAAAAGGCTTTAAGACTTATATTGAAATGAAAGAAGATAAAAAACTTGAAAAACAAGGTAAATTAGGAAAAGCTTATAAGCTTAGTGAATTAGAAGAAGATTAA
- a CDS encoding phosphatidate cytidylyltransferase: protein MGDDLLSKAKRFAFFARLGTFLFFVPLILFLIFLDFKNYLLLNILIFMFSGFAAKEVNDLLKFKSSGLSNILSFFLGFTPPILTYIHFNVFYLGMNVVYYLVIALVFSNWIVNLVFIKEHEIGNFLSQATSILFILIYPGALMSFIVSITTLPKAPFLMLILFAMVSGNDTFAYLFGYFLGKNSYRPTIISPNKTLMGFFGGILFSVFTAIFAVVFRLINLSYGESIIFGILIGVFTIVGDLFESGLKRSAGVKDSGKIIPGRGGALDSIDSFLLTGPIFYLYLS from the coding sequence TTGGGAGATGATTTATTGAGTAAGGCTAAGAGATTTGCTTTTTTTGCAAGGTTGGGAACGTTTTTATTTTTTGTTCCTTTGATTTTATTTTTAATATTTTTAGATTTTAAAAATTATTTATTGCTTAATATTTTAATTTTTATGTTTAGTGGTTTTGCAGCAAAAGAAGTTAATGATTTATTAAAATTTAAATCATCAGGACTTTCGAATATATTATCTTTTTTTTTAGGGTTTACTCCCCCAATTTTAACGTATATTCATTTTAATGTTTTTTATTTAGGCATGAATGTGGTATATTACTTAGTCATAGCGTTGGTGTTTAGTAATTGGATTGTTAATTTAGTGTTTATTAAAGAACATGAGATTGGAAACTTTTTATCTCAAGCAACGTCAATACTTTTTATACTTATATATCCTGGGGCATTAATGTCTTTTATAGTTTCTATTACAACTTTGCCTAAGGCTCCATTTTTAATGTTAATACTTTTTGCTATGGTAAGTGGAAACGATACTTTTGCATATCTTTTTGGCTATTTTTTAGGAAAAAACAGTTATCGTCCTACTATTATTAGTCCAAATAAAACATTAATGGGGTTTTTTGGGGGCATTTTGTTTTCTGTGTTTACTGCTATATTTGCGGTAGTTTTTAGATTAATAAATTTAAGCTATGGAGAATCTATTATTTTTGGCATTTTAATTGGAGTTTTTACTATTGTTGGTGACTTGTTTGAATCTGGATTAAAACGAAGTGCTGGGGTAAAAGATTCTGGGAAAATCATTCCCGGTAGAGGTGGGGCTCTTGATTCAATTGATTCTTTTCTTTTGACAGGCCCAATATTTTATTTATACTTATCTTAG
- the frr gene encoding ribosome recycling factor, whose protein sequence is MEDYKAFLDEKMSKVLLSLDNEYKTLRTGRINSNIFDKIYINYHGQRTPITQVSSIRIPEARLVVIQPWDKTILNKIEQAILNSDLSMNPSSDGSVIRIKVPALTSERRQDIVKHAKKIAEEHKISTRNIRQELKNKVKKQEKESEITEDSLKRILDDIQKSTDLCIKRIDTILESKIQEIMEV, encoded by the coding sequence ATGGAAGATTATAAGGCTTTTCTAGATGAAAAGATGAGCAAGGTTCTTTTATCACTTGACAATGAGTATAAAACGCTAAGAACAGGCAGAATTAATAGTAATATTTTTGATAAAATTTATATTAATTACCATGGCCAAAGGACGCCTATAACCCAAGTGTCAAGTATTAGAATTCCTGAAGCGAGGCTTGTTGTTATTCAACCCTGGGATAAAACCATTTTAAATAAGATAGAGCAAGCCATACTTAATTCTGATCTTTCTATGAACCCCTCAAGCGATGGTTCGGTTATTAGAATTAAGGTTCCAGCTTTAACTAGTGAAAGGCGTCAAGATATTGTAAAGCATGCTAAAAAAATAGCAGAGGAGCATAAAATTTCAACCAGAAATATACGACAGGAATTAAAAAATAAGGTTAAAAAGCAAGAAAAAGAATCAGAAATCACAGAAGACAGTTTAAAAAGAATTTTAGACGATATTCAGAAATCTACAGATCTTTGTATTAAAAGGATAGATACGATTTTGGAATCTAAAATTCAAGAAATAATGGAAGTTTAA
- the tsf gene encoding translation elongation factor Ts has product MSIISPQDVKKLREETNAGFGDCKKALSAAGGDFELAKKKLREMGIASAEKRLDRDAKEGRVFSYSNNIHAGLLLVSCETDFVALNHNFVNFGNSLIKELVESGRNSLTTSQELELKNLAATIKENIQVKKIFITEIQSNEFVKIYLHGEQSKIGVLVKLKVDDFSKAEDKMLQNFAMDLTLHVAALAPIYLKNDDVCPNYIKEQEEIFAKQLELSGKSENIVKGIVAGKIKKHLSEISLLEQSFVKNDKITVRDMLEEVSKAISSKIEIVEFKYLRIG; this is encoded by the coding sequence ATGAGCATTATTAGTCCTCAAGATGTAAAAAAACTTCGAGAAGAAACTAATGCTGGCTTTGGAGATTGTAAAAAAGCTTTGTCTGCTGCTGGTGGAGACTTTGAATTAGCTAAAAAAAAACTTAGAGAAATGGGAATTGCTTCTGCTGAGAAAAGACTTGACCGAGATGCAAAAGAAGGTAGAGTATTCTCATATTCAAATAATATTCATGCGGGTCTTTTGCTTGTTTCTTGTGAAACAGACTTTGTTGCTTTAAATCACAATTTTGTTAATTTTGGTAATTCTTTAATTAAGGAATTGGTAGAGAGCGGAAGAAATTCTTTAACTACTTCTCAAGAGTTAGAGCTTAAAAATTTAGCAGCTACAATAAAAGAAAATATTCAGGTTAAAAAAATTTTTATTACTGAAATTCAATCTAATGAATTTGTAAAAATTTATTTACATGGCGAACAATCTAAGATAGGTGTTTTAGTAAAATTAAAAGTAGATGATTTTTCTAAAGCTGAAGATAAAATGTTGCAAAATTTTGCCATGGATTTAACTTTACATGTGGCTGCTCTTGCTCCTATTTATTTGAAAAATGATGACGTTTGTCCGAATTATATTAAAGAGCAAGAAGAGATATTTGCTAAACAATTAGAACTTAGTGGCAAATCAGAAAACATAGTCAAAGGTATAGTTGCAGGGAAAATAAAAAAACATCTTTCTGAAATTTCTCTTCTTGAACAAAGTTTTGTAAAAAATGATAAAATCACCGTTAGGGATATGTTGGAAGAGGTTTCAAAGGCAATATCAAGTAAGATAGAAATAGTTGAGTTTAAGTATTTAAGGATAGGATAG